The sequence ggcggcgggcggcgcggcgggcggctgGGCGCAGGGCGGCGCGCACCACCTGCCGCCCATGTCGCCGCCGTCGGGACAGCCGCTGCTCTACGCGCAGCCCTACGCGGGCCTCAACGGGATGCTGGGCCCGCCGGCGCCGGCGCTGCACCACGGGCTGCGCGACCCGCTGGGCGCCGAGGAAGCGGGCGCACACGAGCTGGCGGCATCGCCGCCGCCGCTGGGGCCGCCCGAGCCGTCGGACGAGGACGCGCCGAGCTCCGACGACCTGGAGCAGTTCGCCAAGCAGTTCAAGCAGCGGCGGATCAAGCTGGGCTTCACGCAAGCCGACGTGGGGCTGGCGCTGGGCACCCTCTACGGGAACGTCTTCTCGCAGACGACCATCTGCCGGTTCGAGGCGCTGCAGCTCAGCTTCAAGAACATGTGCAAGCTGAAGCCTCTGCTCAACAAGTGGCTGGAGGAGACGGACTCCAGCACGGGCAGCCCCACCAACCTGGACAAGATCGCGGCGCAGGGCCGGAAGCGCAAGAAGCGCACCTCCATCGAGGTGGGCGTCAAGGGCGCCCTGGAGAACCACTTCCTCAAGTGCCCCAAGCCCTCGGCGCACGAGATCACCTCCCTGGCGGactccctgcagctggagaaggaggtgGTGCGGGTCTGGTTCTGCAACCGGCGGCAGAAGGAGAAGCGCATGACGCCGGCGGGGGTCCCGCACCCGCCCATGGAGGACGTTTACGCACAGGCGGACACGTCGCCGCTGCACCACGCGCTGCCCGGCGCCGTGCAGTGACTgccgggccccgccgcggccccgACGGCGGCGGAGCGGGCGCGGGCGGCGGGAGATGCGCTTTAATTTATTCCTCAGACTGGCCCGGCCGCGCCCGCTGCGCGCCCCGCGCTGTATTTATTCGCCCGCACGGGCGCCCTGCGCGCCGCAGCAGCAGTAGCCAAAGGTTTGCGATCTCTAATTTATTCCCTCCCTCGCGTGGCCGccgaggcggccccggcccggcccgccctgtccccgctccgcccggcccggGCTGTCCCGGAGGACGTTTCGATATCGTTTCCCGGCCcgtttctatttattttctaacCGTGCGCGGAGCTTTCTCCCTCCCGTTGGTGGGTTCGGTCCGGTCCATCCCCTTGGGTTTCGGTTTTTGTTTGTATCTTTATTGCAAAACCAATGTAGACTGCGAGGGTACGTTTCTATTTATGTTAtagtaaatattttattacttacATAAACCATTTACCCAGGAACCGGTCTCGTGTGGTCTTTGCGGGCCGGGGCCGGCTCCGTCGCGGCGCTTCGTTCCCGGGGCCCCTCCGAGTCCCCCCTGCAGCGACCGCCGGCGGCTGCCGGCTCCCCCGGGGCTCCGGTACCTCCGGGACGCCCCGTTGCTCCCCGGTCGCGTTTGCCGTTAACCGCACTTTGGCGAAACTTCGTTGCGCTTAATGCGCTTGTGTCTGCACACGTGTGAACAGCCCCAAACCCGTTCTGCACGACTCGGGAGCACTGGCCAAGCGTGGGAGCTTTGTGTTTGTGCTGCTACCGGGTTTTACCGATCTTAATGCAACTTTTTGCAGCGTGAGCAGAAAACGTTCTGAACTGAACTGACCACAGAAGTAACAAATGTGCGGTGGTAtcgctgagattcctgctttccaCTCAAGCCACTCTCAGGCTTTCTGGTGTCTCCAGTTTTCCCTTTCATGGTTTCATGCCCCGGTGTTTTGTGGCTGTGCCAAGAAAGGCTGAAAACTTAGTTATCGTGTTCTCTATTTCCAGCAAATGTCAAGAAAAGTCACCTGTGAGGTCTGTGGTTGCTTTTACTGTGACTCCTGCAGTGTCCTGTCTGCTGGCACAACTTTTGCAATGTGTGTAGCTCTTGCACTGCTGAAATACTTGAAATCTGGTAGTAAAGCACCACATTATTACTTCATATTTGGCAGAGAACTTAGCAACGTTCTTGAACATCTGGCACTTGCTGGTTTCCCTGCTTTTGATACAAATTATATGCTGTGAAAACAGGAGGTTTGAAAGGGATTTTCTCGTGCCAGCACTGCATCCTGCATGGGAATTCATAGATAATTATTTTTCTATCTATATATAAGTTTTTAACATGTGAAATGTAACTTACACTTGAAAGTTTATCCATGAAAACTCTTGTCTTCAATGTGCTTTGATTTTGTTGCATTTTGTGCCTTTGGGGGGGTGTTCAATACTTGCCTAAGCAACAAAGCATTTGCTGTAGATAACGTTATCACATTctcagtgtctctgaagaggtaGCTATTCTACATCAGCTGATACAAACCTGTTAATTGATCATTCAAAATTCTAGTAAACTGGGGTTTGATACTTTGGGCAGTTATTAAATGCTATGTTTGCTCATAAATGCGTAAAGAAATGGTTTGCTTTGTGGTACAAACAAGCTAAAAATGCTGCACTTTAGTGTGTTAACAACTTTCCTTGGCATGCAGAGCACGATGAGAGACCTCGCTGTAAGGACTCGGTGTGTATTGTAGGTTTTGTCAGCTTGTGTTACAGCCTTCACTTCCTTTTGGGTGATGTTGGTTGTTATAGGGAAGCACAGAACTGCGGGGCCGTTGTagagatcctgaactccaaaagTTTTGCTGTGTTTACTGGCTATTTGCTAATTTTTAAATAACTGAGCATATGCAGCAGCTTAGATGCTACAGCCCAGTGAAAAGGGAGCACGATGATTCAAGTCAATGCATCATGAAagcatttaaattaatttgaacTCCGCTAATCTTTTCTTAGCGATTCCTTTGTGCGTTTCAGACACAAGAACCGTTGCGTTTAATGGTTGGTGATGCTGCAACCCTGCAGCCTTTA is a genomic window of Patagioenas fasciata isolate bPatFas1 chromosome 25, bPatFas1.hap1, whole genome shotgun sequence containing:
- the POU3F1 gene encoding POU domain, class 3, transcription factor 1, which encodes MAATAQYLPRSAALMHPDGDRLHQGTTYREVQKMMHHEYLQGLAPAAGHAVGLAHHQWLPSAGTDWGSGGGGGGAHLPPAEHAKGGPPGPREELSAAAFHHRPHLVHQPAAGGAAGGWAQGGAHHLPPMSPPSGQPLLYAQPYAGLNGMLGPPAPALHHGLRDPLGAEEAGAHELAASPPPLGPPEPSDEDAPSSDDLEQFAKQFKQRRIKLGFTQADVGLALGTLYGNVFSQTTICRFEALQLSFKNMCKLKPLLNKWLEETDSSTGSPTNLDKIAAQGRKRKKRTSIEVGVKGALENHFLKCPKPSAHEITSLADSLQLEKEVVRVWFCNRRQKEKRMTPAGVPHPPMEDVYAQADTSPLHHALPGAVQ